The Salinibacterium sp. M195 genome includes a window with the following:
- a CDS encoding imm11 family protein produces the protein MEPQKNYFEVTWKSTGDASRVADPVNHDFDFSRRLRRLGRLTEIPDLRWTWPNSEHPPGDIVVAADGVRVVSQRMKDILESHQTVDDEIQWLPGTVIGPNGIEQPHWVPHFPQQLDLYDHEHSTFGPNGLPIRYVLSASKLASHAVTIMGAKAMTFVLAERVVDDLKSAGCTGLMYMKLRVGP, from the coding sequence ATGGAACCGCAGAAGAATTACTTTGAGGTCACGTGGAAATCCACCGGTGATGCGTCTCGCGTCGCCGACCCTGTTAACCACGACTTCGATTTCAGTAGGAGACTTCGGCGACTAGGTCGGCTCACTGAGATTCCCGACCTTCGCTGGACTTGGCCGAACTCCGAGCATCCACCCGGCGACATCGTGGTGGCGGCCGATGGCGTGCGCGTAGTGAGCCAAAGGATGAAAGATATTCTTGAGTCACACCAAACGGTGGATGATGAGATCCAGTGGTTGCCGGGCACGGTCATCGGTCCCAACGGGATCGAACAGCCTCACTGGGTCCCGCACTTCCCTCAACAGCTCGATCTCTACGACCACGAGCACTCCACGTTCGGCCCAAACGGACTTCCGATCCGCTATGTACTCTCGGCATCGAAGTTGGCATCGCACGCGGTCACGATCATGGGAGCTAAAGCCATGACGTTCGTACTCGCAGAACGCGTCGTCGATGACCTCAAGAGCGCCGGATGCACCGGTCTCATGTACATGAAGCTGCGAGTAGGGCCGTAG
- a CDS encoding methyltransferase: MSEHLFATLRRWPDVEAPNLFAVDASDRLILDEAAPQLADIQPGELVVMGDNYGALTLGAATMHNCRGIRVFQDSLVSELALAENAGDLAPHYSSHALGAELLEGARLVLMQLPRSLAELDEWAQAIARFASPDVTVISGGRIKHMTLAMNEVLGRSFDDVNAGRGRQKSRTLTSLGAKREAQEARYPVTSVLREPELPVDELTVSAHGGAFAGAALDMGTRFLLTFLPEMKTDAATAVDLGSGTGVLAVSLALARPDLHVVAVDQSSAAVASTRETADANGVGTRVEAAREDALTERPTASADLIVCNPPFHTGATVHAGVALRMLADARRVLKPGGELWVVFNTHLGYRDFLNRTVGPTRQAGRNSKFTVTVSVRA, translated from the coding sequence ATGTCTGAGCACCTGTTCGCCACTCTGCGACGTTGGCCCGACGTGGAAGCCCCCAACCTTTTTGCGGTGGATGCCAGCGACCGTCTCATTCTTGACGAGGCTGCTCCGCAGTTGGCCGACATCCAGCCGGGCGAACTGGTGGTGATGGGTGACAACTATGGAGCACTCACGCTCGGGGCCGCCACGATGCACAACTGTCGCGGCATCCGCGTGTTCCAAGATTCGTTGGTGTCGGAGCTTGCTCTAGCCGAGAACGCGGGTGACCTCGCCCCGCACTACAGCTCGCACGCTTTGGGCGCCGAGTTGCTCGAGGGTGCCCGGCTCGTGTTGATGCAGTTGCCGCGCAGCCTGGCCGAGTTGGATGAATGGGCCCAGGCTATTGCCCGCTTCGCGTCGCCTGACGTGACCGTGATTTCGGGTGGCCGCATCAAGCACATGACGTTGGCGATGAATGAGGTGCTCGGTCGCTCCTTCGACGATGTGAACGCGGGCCGTGGGCGTCAGAAGTCCCGCACGCTCACCTCCTTGGGCGCAAAGCGCGAGGCTCAAGAAGCTCGCTACCCGGTCACGTCGGTGTTGCGGGAGCCAGAACTTCCCGTTGACGAGTTAACGGTCAGCGCCCACGGTGGAGCTTTCGCCGGTGCAGCCCTCGACATGGGCACGCGATTCTTGTTGACGTTCTTGCCTGAGATGAAGACGGATGCCGCCACCGCAGTTGACCTCGGCAGCGGCACCGGGGTGCTCGCCGTTTCGCTCGCCCTCGCCCGCCCCGACCTGCACGTGGTTGCCGTTGACCAGTCCAGTGCCGCCGTAGCATCGACCCGCGAAACAGCCGACGCCAACGGTGTCGGAACGCGAGTTGAGGCTGCGCGCGAAGACGCCCTCACCGAACGGCCGACAGCCAGTGCTGATCTGATCGTGTGCAATCCGCCCTTCCACACGGGAGCCACTGTGCACGCGGGTGTTGCTCTGCGGATGCTGGCTGACGCCCGCCGCGTGCTCAAACCCGGCGGAGAACTGTGGGTAGTTTTCAACACCCATCTCGGGTACCGCGACTTCCTGAACCGCACCGTCGGCCCCACCCGCCAGGCCGGACGCAACAGCAAGTTCACCGTGACGGTGTCGGTGCGAGCGTAG
- a CDS encoding NAD-dependent succinate-semialdehyde dehydrogenase, which produces MTNSTETQLLEAVPNQLFIGGEWVAATGSKTLDVTDPATGKVIRTIADASAEDGMRALDAAVAAQDAWAATPARERGEILRRTFDLVQKHRDDIALLMTLEMGKPLAEANGEVTYGGEFLRWFSEEAVRISGRFGNTPEGTGRMIVSQRPVGPSFLITPWNFPLAMATRKIAPALAAGCTVVVKPAALTPLSTLFLAKLFVEAGLPAGVLNVVTTSSSSEVSEPIIADSRLRKLSFTGSTPVGKALIKQASENVLRTSMELGGNAPFVVFEDADLDKAVDGAIAAKFRNIGQACTAANRFIVHSSVAAEFADKIAARVADMKIGRGTEDGVTIGPLINDKAVDKADELVQDAVKRGATLVAGGKRVEGDGSFYEPTIVSSVPADSDILREEIFGPVVSIVEFTDEAEGVRLANDTEYGLVSYVFTESLARGNRMIDALDTGMMGLNVGVLSNAAAPFGGVKQSGIGREGGSEGIHEYLSTKYTLVPHS; this is translated from the coding sequence ATGACGAACTCCACCGAAACCCAGCTTCTTGAAGCAGTGCCGAACCAGTTGTTCATCGGCGGCGAGTGGGTTGCCGCAACAGGCAGCAAGACGCTCGACGTGACCGACCCCGCTACCGGCAAGGTCATCCGCACTATTGCGGATGCTTCGGCAGAGGATGGCATGCGCGCACTCGACGCTGCGGTCGCCGCTCAGGACGCCTGGGCCGCAACGCCCGCCCGGGAACGTGGCGAGATTCTGCGTCGCACCTTCGACCTCGTGCAGAAGCACCGCGACGACATCGCCCTGCTGATGACGCTCGAGATGGGCAAGCCGCTCGCCGAGGCCAACGGTGAAGTCACCTACGGCGGCGAGTTCTTGCGCTGGTTCAGCGAAGAGGCCGTGCGCATTTCGGGCCGTTTCGGCAACACGCCTGAGGGCACCGGTCGCATGATCGTGTCGCAGCGCCCGGTCGGGCCAAGCTTCCTCATTACGCCGTGGAACTTCCCGCTCGCGATGGCGACGCGCAAGATTGCGCCCGCGTTGGCGGCTGGATGCACGGTCGTCGTGAAGCCCGCAGCGCTCACGCCCCTCAGCACTCTGTTCCTCGCGAAGCTCTTCGTAGAAGCTGGCCTTCCCGCCGGCGTGCTCAACGTGGTGACGACGTCGAGCTCGTCCGAAGTGTCGGAGCCGATCATTGCCGACTCTCGCCTGCGCAAGCTCTCGTTCACCGGCTCCACCCCGGTCGGCAAAGCCCTCATCAAGCAAGCCTCCGAAAACGTTCTGCGCACGTCGATGGAACTCGGCGGCAACGCCCCGTTCGTTGTCTTCGAAGACGCTGACCTCGACAAGGCTGTAGACGGCGCGATTGCGGCCAAGTTCCGCAACATCGGCCAGGCCTGCACCGCCGCCAACCGCTTCATCGTGCACAGCTCGGTTGCGGCTGAGTTCGCCGACAAGATTGCCGCCCGTGTCGCCGATATGAAGATCGGTCGCGGCACCGAAGACGGCGTCACCATCGGCCCGCTCATCAATGACAAGGCTGTCGACAAGGCAGACGAGTTGGTTCAGGATGCCGTCAAGCGCGGCGCGACACTTGTCGCCGGCGGCAAGCGCGTCGAGGGCGATGGAAGCTTCTATGAGCCCACGATCGTGTCAAGCGTTCCCGCCGACAGCGACATCCTGCGCGAAGAAATCTTCGGCCCGGTTGTCTCGATCGTTGAGTTCACCGACGAAGCCGAAGGTGTACGCCTCGCGAACGACACCGAATATGGTCTCGTCTCGTATGTGTTCACCGAAAGCCTTGCCCGCGGAAACCGGATGATCGATGCTCTCGACACCGGAATGATGGGTCTCAACGTTGGCGTACTTTCCAACGCAGCCGCCCCCTTCGGCGGAGTCAAGCAGTCCGGCATCGGTCGCGAAGGCGGCTCGGAAGGCATCCACGAGTACCTCTCTACTAAGTACACGCTCGTTCCCCACAGCTAA